The Carboxydocella sporoproducens DSM 16521 DNA segment TTCTGGTCTGGCAGCGGTATATCAAGAAGCACCGGATCTGATTTTGTTAGATGTAATTCTTCCAGGCGGTAAAACAGGTGTGGAAATGTGCCGTATCCTCAGAAATGATACGCGGACAAGCCACGTTCCTATCATTATGATGACTTCCCGCAAGCAAACACAGGACGTGGTAGCTGGGTTGGAAGCTGGTGCTGATGATTATGTAACCAAACCCTTCGATCTGGATGAACTCGTAGCCAGAATAAAAACCCATTTGCGCCGGGCCAAGCAGGAAAAATCTTTTAATCCCCTAACAGGCCTGCCCGGAAATATTATGATAGAAGAAGAAATTAAACGGCGAATAAATGACAAGAGCCGGAAATTCGCGGTAATGTATTTAGATCTGGATAACTTCAAAGCTTATAATGATGTCTATGGTTTCCTTAAAGGTGATGAAGTAATCAAACTTCTAGCTCATATCTTAACCCAGTGTGTAAGAAACCTGGGTAATGTCGATGATTTTATCGGTCACATCGGGGGCGATGATTTTATCGCCATCACAACCCCTGACAAGGTAGATGAAATATGTCAGCAAATTATCACCCGTTTTGATGCTACCGTGCCTTTATTATACAATGCCGATGACCGAAAAAGAGGTTACATTGTTACAAAAGATAGACAGGGTAAAGAGTGCAAGTTTAGTCTGGTTTCCGTTTCTATTGCCGTAGTAAGCAATGAACATCGCAATATTGAAAACCACTGGCAGGTCTCCGAAATTGCTTCTGAGCTAAAAAAATACGCTAAGTCACAAGAAGGCTCTGTCTATGTAAAAGATCGCCGTACCAGATAGAGGAGGCAAATTATGGTTGATTATTACTGGGCCTATGTTTTGGTTATGATACTTGGTTTACTAGGAACATTTTTACCAGTTATTCCGGGCATACCATTGATCTTCATTGCTATTTTCATTTATGCCTGGAATACTAATTTTACTGTCATTAATATTGCCTGGCTCTTATTGTTTGCAGCTTTAACTGTCCTTAGCTGGCTAATCGAATATTTTGCCGGCATAATTGGCTCGAAACAGGCCGGCGTTTCCCGCTATGGTATGTGGGGATTGCTCATAGGAGGAATCCTGGGTTTTTTCTGGGCTCCAGTTGGTTTTTTAATAGGGCCTGTTCTGGGGTTACTAATAGGTGAGATACTAAGTGGAAAAGAACTTAAACAAATTCTCATTACTCTAAAAGGAGCCGCCCGGGGTTTTATTATTGGATTTCTGCTAAAACTGATAATTGCCTTAAGCATGATTGGAACGTTCCTCTGGCTAACATAAAAAATGTGAGTCTCAACTGGATAGTTGAGACTCACATTTTTCTATATAAACCAATGACTTTACCCAGGATAGAGACTTCATCCAAAATAATAGGCTTATACTTTTCATTCTCAGGTCTTAAAACAATTTTTTCTCCTTCAATAAAGAATCTTTTTATAGTCGCTTCTTCATCGATTAATGCCACTACGATTTCCCCGTTGTGTGCAAAAGGCTGTTGCTTTACAAAGACATAATCGTTAGGATAAATACCTGCATTGATCATGGAATCACCAATTACCCGCAACATAAATATATTTCCGCCTACCGGCAATAATCCCCGGGGAAAACGAAACCTCTCTTCAATGTTCTCTACAGCCAGAATCGGCAAACCCGCAGTAACCTTACCTAGCAAAGGAACCTCAACCATATCCTTCTCAAAATAATAATCGTTATCCGGTTCGTTAACAACAATCGCTCTAGGCAAGGCTGGATCGCGGCGAATATAACCCAGTTTTTCCAGTTGATTCAAATAATTATGAACCGTGGAGCTGGAACTGAACCCAACTGCTTTACCAATTTCCCGAACAGATGGCGGATAACCTTTTCTTTTTATCTCCTGTTTAATAAAATCCAGGACAGCTTGCTGTTTAGCATTAAGCTTATTATCCATAATGCACCTCCATCTCTCTTTTAAACTATTATACAGCAATTTGAATAGATTGCAAACAATAGTTCGCAAAAAAGAAAAACTTTTTTAAATCTTAGAAAGGATTATGGCAACTATTGTAGAATTAAAAAGGTGGGGTGAGGAGTATGTCAGGAGTAAGAGTGGCAATAGTAGGAATGGGGCAGGGTGGAAGCGCTATTTATCAAGTGTTAAAAACCATTGAAGATTGTGTCATTGTAGGTGTCTGTGACATAAATGAAGATGCTCCGGGTCTGAAATTGGCTCGAGCAGATGGGGTTCCTATTACCAACAATTTCTATGATTTTTTGGATACCATTAATATTGATGTTTTAATCGAAGCTACTGGCAAACCATTGGTCCAGGAAACCATTCGTAAACTTAAACCACCTAGTATGGCGGTTATGGATGCTCAAGCAGCTGATCTAATGATGCTTGTAGTTAAAGCAAAACAAAAACTGCTGGAAGAAAAGAAACAATTGCTGGAAATAAAAAGAATTAAAGGGGAAATGGATGCTATTCTGGCCAGTGTTCAGGAAGCTATTGAGGTAGCAGATATCAATGGATATATCAAATATGTCAACCCTGCTTTTACTAAAATCACAGGTATTACCGCAGAAGAAAGAATCGGCCAGAACATTTTTTCCGCCTCACCCGATGGTGCCCTGGCTGAATGTTTGCGAACTAGGAAAAATATTTATGGCTGGCGTACCAAAGTAGGAGGTACCAATGTCGAGGTTGTATCCAATGCTTCGCCCATTATAATAGATGGACAAATGGTTGGTGCAGTTGTGGTATTTAACCACTTAACAGACTTCATGAAAGTGATGGAAGAATTAAAAAGAAGCACATCAATAATTGAAAACCTGTATGATCGCTTAGGTCAAATTACAGGCTCTAAATATACTTTTGATACAATTATAGGCAATAATGAGGAATTGAGAAAAGTAATAAATATAGCAAAAAAAGCTGCCCTGAGTAATTCTACAATTTTATTGTTAGGAGAAAGCGGAACTGGTAAAGAGTTATTCGCTCACGCTATCCATCAATATAGTCTTCGGAGAGACAAACCCTTTATTAAAGTCAACTGTGCTGCTATACCAGATAGCTTGCTGGAAAGTGAGTTTTTTGGCCACGAAAAAGGAGCTTTTACCGGTGCAGTTAAGACAAAACTGGGTAAATTTGAACTGGCTAATGGAGGAACAATTTTTCTAGATGAAATTGGTGATATGAATTTATATTTGCAAGCGAAACTCTTAAGAGTTATACAGGAAATGGAATTCGAAAGAGTTGGTGGCACTCAAACTATCCAGGTTGATGTTAGAATAATTGCAGCAACCAATCGAGATTTAAAGGAACTGGTTCGCAAAGGTACCTTTCGGGAAGATCTTTATTATCGCCTGAATGTAGTGGAAATAACTATTCCGCCATTACGCCAAAGAAAAGATGATATCATCCTGATTGCAAATTCATTAATAGTCAAGTTTAACCGTAAGCTGGGCAAAAAAATAAAAGGCCTTTCTAAACAGGCAGAGATAATCCTGGAATCCTATGATTGGCCTGGAAATGTACGGGAACTTGAAAACGTGATTGAACGGGCCATGGTAATAGCTGATGAAGATTTAATTACTCCCAAACATCTCGTCCAGTACTTAGAACCTGTTTCTACCACTGCAACTCTGCCAATTGTTGAAGATCTTATACCTTTTGATGAAATGGAGAAAATACTGTTAAAGAAAGCCTTAGAGCGATTTGGTAATTCAGTTGAGGGCAAAAAAATGGCGGCAAAAGCCTTAAATATTTCTTTAGCTACCTTATATAACAAATTGAAAAAATACCAGTTATAACCCGTATATGCGGGTTTTCTTCTTTTTAAAATTTAAAAAAGATCAAACCCGTAATTTTCTTTATTTTAGAACAAAATGTGTGTTGTATACGTCAACAAATTTATTTTGCAATTGGCATCATTTTTGCAATAAACAAAAAGAAAACAAAAGGAGGTAAAATCCTAAATGACAATCAGAGAAATCCATGTGGATGAAATTAGGCTTGCAGTAGCAAACCTGGTAAAAGAGGCAAATTATTTTTTGCCTGAGGATGTAGAGAATGCCATAAAAAAAGCTACAGAAACAGAACAATCTCCAAACGGAAAAGAAATCTTGAATTTATTATTACAAAATGCACAGATTGCACGAGAAGAACAAATGCCTATCTGTCAGGATACCGGATTTGCTGTTATCTTTGTAGAGTTAGGTCAGGATGTTCATATCACAGGTGGTGACCTGATTACTGCCATCAATGAAGGAGTAAGATCGGGATATGTTGAAGGTTATCTACGGAAATCTATAGTCGGTCATCCTCTTGAACGGGTTAATACTAAAGATAACACTCCGGCAGTCATCCATCTTGAGATTGTACCAGGAAGCCAGCTTAAAATAGTGGTCGCTCCTAAGGGTGGCGGTAGTGAAAACATGAGTGCCTTAAAGATGTTAAAACCAGCAGATGGTATAACTGGAGTAAAGAAATTTGTCCTGGAAACTGTAAAAAATGCAGGTCCAAATCCTTGCCCTCCGATTATTGTCGGAGTTGGAATTGGTGGCACCTTTGAAAAATGCGCCTTATTGGCCAAAAAAGCTTTATTGAGACCTGTTGGTAGCAAAAACCCCGATAAAATTGCCGCAGAATTAGAAGAACAATTATTACAGGAAATTAACTCAAGTGGCATTGGTCCACAGGGACTGGGGGGCAAAATTACTGCTCTAGCAGTTCATATCGAACTATATGCTGCCCATATTGCTAGTTTACCGGTAGCAGTTAATATTAACTGTCATGCTGCCCGCCATAAAGAAATTGTTCTATGAGGAGGTAAATTATGGCTGAGATTATAATTACACCACCACTTACCGACGAAATGGTTGAAAGCCTGAAAGCAGGTCAACAAGTATTAATTACAGGTTATATCTATACCGCGCGGGACGCAGCTCACAAAAAGTTGGTTGAATTAATCGATAAAAACGAACCCCTGCCCATCGAGCTGAAAGGTCAGATTATTTATTATGTCGGTCCTACACCTGCAAAACCCGGACAGGTAATCGGATCTGCTGGGCCTACTACCAGTGGAAGAATGGACGCTTATACACCAAAACTCCTTGAAAAGGGTCTGAAAGGCATGATCGGCAAAGGACTCAGGTCCTCTGCCGTGAAAGAGTCAATTATCAAAAATAAAGCGGTATATTTTGCTGCCATTGGGGGCGCAGGAGCCTTGCTGGCAAAATGCATTAAAAAAGCGGAAGTAATAGCTTATCCTGAACTGGGGGCTGAGGCAATTTATTCTCTTTATGTAGAAAACTTTCCTGTAATCGTCGTTAATGACTGCTATGGTAGTGACCTTTATGAATTAGGAAAAGAAAAATATGCAACAAGCTAAAGGAGGCATAATTCATGAACATCTATGAAAAAGCATTAGAGTTGCACCGTAAACACATAGGAAAGATTGAAGTTATTTCTAAAGTGCCAGTCAATAATGCTGAAGAGCTGAGCCTGGCTTATTCACCCGGTGTAGCAGAACCATGTCGCGAAATCAGTAAAGAACCGGAGAAGATCTATGAATATACTGCTAAAGGCAATCTAGTTGCAGTAGTTTCCGACGGGACCGCAGTGTTAGGTTTGGGAGATATTGGGCCTCTTGGAGCAATGCCTGTAATGGAAGGAAAAGCTGTATTGTTTAAAGAATTTGCCGGCGTAGATGCTTTCCCAATTTGTTTAAATACCAAGGACCCTGATAAAATCGTGGAAACAGTAAAATTACTGGAACCTACTTTCGGTGGAGTAAATCTGGAGGATATCGCAGCTCCAAATTGCTTTATCATAGAAGAACGGCTAAAAAAGGAAACAAACATTCCTATTTTCCACGATGACCAGCATGGTACAGCCATTGTAGCAGCTGCCGCGATTATCAATGCATTAAAAGTTGTAAATAAAAAGATTGAAGAAATAAAACTAGTAGTCAATGGTGCCGGTGCCTCTGCCATCGCTTGTACTAAACTGTTAATGAGTTTAGGTGTGAAGAATATTATTATGTGCGACAGTAAAGGTCCCATTTACAAAGGTAGAAAAGAGGGGATGAATCCCTATAAAGAGGCCATAGCTGAAAAGACCAATCAGGAAATGGTGACAACGTCCCTCCGTGATGCTTTAAAAGGCGCAGATGTCTTTATGGGCCTTTCCAAAGCAAAACAGGTTGATGTAGAGATGGTAAAATCCATGGCCCCCAATCCGATTATCCTGGCAATGGCTAACCCCGAGCCTGAAATCATGCCGGAACTGGCCAAAGCCGCAGGAGCAGCAGTGATAGGAACTGGCCGTTCTGACTATCCTAACCAGGTGAACAATGTTCTGGCATTTCCTGGCATCTTCCGCGGAGCATTAGATGTGCGGGCAACAGATATTAATGAAGAAATGAAGCTAGCTGCTGCTTATGCTATAGCTAATCTGATTGCTGAAGCTGAGCTTTCACCTGAATATATTATACCTAAACCTTTTGATCCCAGAGTTGCACCTGCAGTAGCTGCTGCTGTTGCCCAAGCCGCTATGCAGTCAGGTGTTGCAAGAATAACTGTAGATCCTCAACAAGTAGCAGAAAACTGCAAAATGCTAGTTGAAAAAATTAAGAATCGAAAATAAGTAAAACAGGGGAAATACCCCTGTTCTTATTTTTTCCTGATTTTAAGTTGAGTACCAATACTAACTTTAGCAGGATTTATGATTTGATTGTCCTGCATTATCTGAACAAATTCAAATCCAGAGCCATAAAACTTCTTGCTAATTTCCCATAAGGAATCACCACTTTTTACTGTGTATAAAAAATATTCTGGTTGAATTTCAGATTGAATAGTTTTAGATTCCTGTTCCTGTTTTATTTCTGAACTGTTAGCCTTTTTTTCTATAGGAAAAGGATCCCCAATTTCTTCTTTATTAATTTCTTCTCCTGGCAATGAAACAGGCCTTTCTGTGACCGGTTGTTCTATTTTTCGCATAACTGGGTATAAAAAGGCAAAAATTATAGTAAAGAAAAGAGCAACCATTAATAAATACTTGTAATAAAAGGCAAAATTACTATCTTCAGGTGAATGGCTCAATGGAACAGGGCCTTGCCTGTGCGGTTTACTGTTAACTTGATTGATTTGTTGTGTTAGGGTATAATTTCCATCTTCTTTTAAAGAAAGTACAATCACAGTTGGAACATTTATGTATTTAGTAATATCAACAGCCTCATATTCTGAGCCAGATAATTTTACCCAGCCCAAGACTTCCACCTTATTTTCATGACTGAAGGCTAAAATTTTTTTCCATTCTTCAGCCGGAATCATGGCTTGTCCATGAATTGTCGACTTTAGCTCTGCCCACAAATAATTAGTAACACGTTTAGCATGTAAATCACCAAAAAGAATCGCAATACCTTTATTTTCCCGGTATAAATTTTTTAAATCAATATCAATAGTCCATTCAATTAAAGCCATAAAAATACCTCCAAAGGAAGGGGTTTTGATGACTCGGCAATTCTGGCCAATCAGTAATTGTATAATATCAGTGGAAGATAAACAGTTAAATTATCCCGTTGATGTGTTTCAAGCCTATTACTATAAGGCTGCCCCCAAATACATAGTAGGGATTATCGATAAATGGATTAAAGGCAAGGATCTAACAGAAAAAGACTATTATCTGTTAATAAAAAAACTCTTTAGTTTCAAGCCCAGAAAAAATACATTGTCTGCTAACAGTATAGAGAACCTATGTGGCGTTTATTGGGCTAATGGTTGGATGATAATTGAGGAAAAAAAATACGAAATTGAAAAACTCTTTATCAGATACTGTCTGGGAAAAATACTGGATGAACATACCTGTCCCTTAATAAATAAATATTTTCCCCAGCTAAACTTTAACTGGGAGCTATACCCATTACCAGAAGGCGAAGAGCGAAAACTATTATTACAGATAAAGATCGCTTTCATGTTCTCTCTTTACAATTATATCAACTATTATGAATCTAAACCAGACAGAATAGGGGGATTCCTTAACTATTTTTTACATGAGATGGAAAAAAGGCTGGTTTTTATCAACCAAATTTGGCTTAAACATGGAGAAAGTATCGAATATATACCGATTTTTGAAGATGATTTCAGGCATTTCTCATTAGAACAAGAACAATTTATATCTAATGTTATTTCTAATATCTTCATTAATGAATCAACTTCGAGCCAATTAAATAAGATCATCGAAGAAGCCCTAATACAGCAAGCCAAAATGGCGATTGAAAAGCAAGAGCCTCTAAACCTTCAACCATTAATTATAAAAGTTGTTAGCTTGCAGAAAAGTAAAGAATTTTTGCAAACAGCCTTGCTCTGCTATGAACATGGATATTATAATTCAACTGTGAACAGGTGTTATTACGCTATGTTGCGCTGCGCTAGAGCTTTATTATCAACTATAGGTCACGTCAAGCCCTGGAAAGGGAAAAGCCTGCGTTCCATGGAGTCCCATGAAGAAATAATTGAAATGATCGAGCTTAAATTAATTAAAGAAAGAAATTTACTTCCTGAAAGCAGCTTACAGGATTTTAAAAAAGTTCTTTTTTGGCGTATGCTAGCTGATTATGCTGAAGAAGAAGTGAAAAGTACCCAGGCTTTTAATATGTATAAAAAAGCCAGCAAGTTTTATAAAGATTGCCTAAATGCTATTGCAAAAATCGGAGGTATTAATTAATGTTATTATATTTTCTCATTAATAGACCCTGTGAGTTGAAGCTTGTTTTAGGGGATCATTTTTTCGAAGTCGCCCGAACTAAACCTGAATTTATAGATGAATGGGAAAGCTATTGTCAAGAATGCGGAGCTAATTTTTCCTATTGTACTGCTGGATGCTGTGGATGGATTAAAAATAGTATCGATTGTCGAAGATTAATAAAACTAGTTACGGATATGCGTAAACCTCAGCTGCTATGGGAGATTTTTAACTTTTACGAACAAGAGATTAATCCAGAACTTTTTTGGGATATAGTTTTACCCTATACAACCAGTGATAATGTTTTATCAGTTTTGGCTGATTTCTGGCAGCTAGCCAAGGAAAAAAATTTATTGCCGTTAGAATGGCATGCACTTGCCCAAGCCTTTCAAACGGCAACAGTATTAAACGAAGAGATTATTGTTTTTCGCTAAATTCACTTTCCGGGTTTGTTAATAATGGGTTTAAAGCAGCTGATTGTTTTAGTTTTTCTTTAACAACATGGGTATAAATTTGTGTTGTAGATAGATCAGCATGACCAAGAAGCTCTTGAATATCCCGTAAGGGTACCCCCATGGAATGGAGTAACGTTGCACAGGTGTGGCGCAAGGTATGAGGAGTCACTTCAGAACCAAGTCCTGCTTTTCGTGCCAGAGTTTTAATTAAATTATACATTCCTATACGTGTAAAAGGTTTGTTGTATTTCGTTAAAAAGAGGTAATTGGTGCTCTGGGGACCTCTTTCGCTAATATACTCCTGCACTAACTGCAATGCTGGCCCTATTAATGGTACAATCCGATATTTCCCGCCCTTACCATAA contains these protein-coding regions:
- a CDS encoding GGDEF domain-containing response regulator, with amino-acid sequence MDKYVTSKSKILIIDDDKLIVAMVQDRLTKEGFQVTAAMDSVSGLAAVYQEAPDLILLDVILPGGKTGVEMCRILRNDTRTSHVPIIMMTSRKQTQDVVAGLEAGADDYVTKPFDLDELVARIKTHLRRAKQEKSFNPLTGLPGNIMIEEEIKRRINDKSRKFAVMYLDLDNFKAYNDVYGFLKGDEVIKLLAHILTQCVRNLGNVDDFIGHIGGDDFIAITTPDKVDEICQQIITRFDATVPLLYNADDRKRGYIVTKDRQGKECKFSLVSVSIAVVSNEHRNIENHWQVSEIASELKKYAKSQEGSVYVKDRRTR
- a CDS encoding DUF456 domain-containing protein: MVDYYWAYVLVMILGLLGTFLPVIPGIPLIFIAIFIYAWNTNFTVINIAWLLLFAALTVLSWLIEYFAGIIGSKQAGVSRYGMWGLLIGGILGFFWAPVGFLIGPVLGLLIGEILSGKELKQILITLKGAARGFIIGFLLKLIIALSMIGTFLWLT
- the lexA gene encoding transcriptional repressor LexA produces the protein MDNKLNAKQQAVLDFIKQEIKRKGYPPSVREIGKAVGFSSSSTVHNYLNQLEKLGYIRRDPALPRAIVVNEPDNDYYFEKDMVEVPLLGKVTAGLPILAVENIEERFRFPRGLLPVGGNIFMLRVIGDSMINAGIYPNDYVFVKQQPFAHNGEIVVALIDEEATIKRFFIEGEKIVLRPENEKYKPIILDEVSILGKVIGLYRKM
- a CDS encoding sigma 54-interacting transcriptional regulator, whose amino-acid sequence is MSGVRVAIVGMGQGGSAIYQVLKTIEDCVIVGVCDINEDAPGLKLARADGVPITNNFYDFLDTINIDVLIEATGKPLVQETIRKLKPPSMAVMDAQAADLMMLVVKAKQKLLEEKKQLLEIKRIKGEMDAILASVQEAIEVADINGYIKYVNPAFTKITGITAEERIGQNIFSASPDGALAECLRTRKNIYGWRTKVGGTNVEVVSNASPIIIDGQMVGAVVVFNHLTDFMKVMEELKRSTSIIENLYDRLGQITGSKYTFDTIIGNNEELRKVINIAKKAALSNSTILLLGESGTGKELFAHAIHQYSLRRDKPFIKVNCAAIPDSLLESEFFGHEKGAFTGAVKTKLGKFELANGGTIFLDEIGDMNLYLQAKLLRVIQEMEFERVGGTQTIQVDVRIIAATNRDLKELVRKGTFREDLYYRLNVVEITIPPLRQRKDDIILIANSLIVKFNRKLGKKIKGLSKQAEIILESYDWPGNVRELENVIERAMVIADEDLITPKHLVQYLEPVSTTATLPIVEDLIPFDEMEKILLKKALERFGNSVEGKKMAAKALNISLATLYNKLKKYQL
- a CDS encoding fumarate hydratase yields the protein MTIREIHVDEIRLAVANLVKEANYFLPEDVENAIKKATETEQSPNGKEILNLLLQNAQIAREEQMPICQDTGFAVIFVELGQDVHITGGDLITAINEGVRSGYVEGYLRKSIVGHPLERVNTKDNTPAVIHLEIVPGSQLKIVVAPKGGGSENMSALKMLKPADGITGVKKFVLETVKNAGPNPCPPIIVGVGIGGTFEKCALLAKKALLRPVGSKNPDKIAAELEEQLLQEINSSGIGPQGLGGKITALAVHIELYAAHIASLPVAVNINCHAARHKEIVL
- a CDS encoding Fe-S-containing hydro-lyase, which translates into the protein MAEIIITPPLTDEMVESLKAGQQVLITGYIYTARDAAHKKLVELIDKNEPLPIELKGQIIYYVGPTPAKPGQVIGSAGPTTSGRMDAYTPKLLEKGLKGMIGKGLRSSAVKESIIKNKAVYFAAIGGAGALLAKCIKKAEVIAYPELGAEAIYSLYVENFPVIVVNDCYGSDLYELGKEKYATS
- a CDS encoding NAD(P)-dependent malic enzyme, translating into MNIYEKALELHRKHIGKIEVISKVPVNNAEELSLAYSPGVAEPCREISKEPEKIYEYTAKGNLVAVVSDGTAVLGLGDIGPLGAMPVMEGKAVLFKEFAGVDAFPICLNTKDPDKIVETVKLLEPTFGGVNLEDIAAPNCFIIEERLKKETNIPIFHDDQHGTAIVAAAAIINALKVVNKKIEEIKLVVNGAGASAIACTKLLMSLGVKNIIMCDSKGPIYKGRKEGMNPYKEAIAEKTNQEMVTTSLRDALKGADVFMGLSKAKQVDVEMVKSMAPNPIILAMANPEPEIMPELAKAAGAAVIGTGRSDYPNQVNNVLAFPGIFRGALDVRATDINEEMKLAAAYAIANLIAEAELSPEYIIPKPFDPRVAPAVAAAVAQAAMQSGVARITVDPQQVAENCKMLVEKIKNRK
- a CDS encoding LysM peptidoglycan-binding domain-containing protein; amino-acid sequence: MALIEWTIDIDLKNLYRENKGIAILFGDLHAKRVTNYLWAELKSTIHGQAMIPAEEWKKILAFSHENKVEVLGWVKLSGSEYEAVDITKYINVPTVIVLSLKEDGNYTLTQQINQVNSKPHRQGPVPLSHSPEDSNFAFYYKYLLMVALFFTIIFAFLYPVMRKIEQPVTERPVSLPGEEINKEEIGDPFPIEKKANSSEIKQEQESKTIQSEIQPEYFLYTVKSGDSLWEISKKFYGSGFEFVQIMQDNQIINPAKVSIGTQLKIRKK
- a CDS encoding HEPN domain-containing protein, with amino-acid sequence MTRQFWPISNCIISVEDKQLNYPVDVFQAYYYKAAPKYIVGIIDKWIKGKDLTEKDYYLLIKKLFSFKPRKNTLSANSIENLCGVYWANGWMIIEEKKYEIEKLFIRYCLGKILDEHTCPLINKYFPQLNFNWELYPLPEGEERKLLLQIKIAFMFSLYNYINYYESKPDRIGGFLNYFLHEMEKRLVFINQIWLKHGESIEYIPIFEDDFRHFSLEQEQFISNVISNIFINESTSSQLNKIIEEALIQQAKMAIEKQEPLNLQPLIIKVVSLQKSKEFLQTALLCYEHGYYNSTVNRCYYAMLRCARALLSTIGHVKPWKGKSLRSMESHEEIIEMIELKLIKERNLLPESSLQDFKKVLFWRMLADYAEEEVKSTQAFNMYKKASKFYKDCLNAIAKIGGIN